Proteins encoded by one window of Myripristis murdjan chromosome 1, fMyrMur1.1, whole genome shotgun sequence:
- the LOC115362428 gene encoding solute carrier family 43 member 3-like has protein sequence MLECCGGKVKVRHWLTLLTGFMESLCCTGIAYGWASLVYVLKLDGYFAEKCVNATGKDQLLYTDCSGQDEQLSWVMLVALISNNIVRFPIGYIFDSFGTTVTRLLAIFLYASGTLCIMLSTADLSVLLHPALSCLMTSGSILYVTNAQVGNLFDTHRSTVITVYTGAFDSSAVVFLIIKLLYERGVSLYSSFLFLFLCSTIHLLRTIFLMPRRHIPYPVPENYTYGVHCPGPRRGRAEEERGRKDVQREDVEKFKTNEGAVANSLDSSLLDKVLYKPQQEEVPSFWSCMMTQLFLWHLLWFAIVQFCHNIFVATVNPMLSRLADSDQSLVSHYTNAYAFTQLCGMLCAPLNGLIMDRHKGRPLAPGETRREADLSSSSLALLLTSFKCFLFCVCFSCPILPLQYVSFILQVINSAFLYGGHQAFLCIAFPMCHFGKLSGLVMSLSTVTLLLQFPVLHLIQHQLHGDPLFVNVALTLLSLLTCVHPIHIYLHCRNQRRAKREGNRGG, from the exons ATGCTTGAATGCTGTGGGGGAAAAGTGAAGGTGCGCCACTGGCTGACGCTGCTGACAGGGTTCATGGAGAGCTTGTGTTGCACAGGGATTGCCTACGGCTGGGCATCTCTGGTGTATGTGCTGAAACTTGACGGCTATTTTGCCGAAAAGTGTGTGAATGCCACGGGAAAAGACCAACTTCTGTACACAG ATTGTAGCGGTCAGGATGAGCAGCTCTCCTGGGTCATGTTGGTTGCCCTCATCTCCAACAACATAGTACGCTTCCCCATCGGTTACATCTTCGACAGCTTTGGAACTACAGTAACACGGCTACTAGCTAT ATTTCTGTATGCCAGTGGGACACTCTGCATCATGCTGTCAACAGCAG atctgtcaGTTTTGCTGCACCCTGCTTTGTCATGTCTGATGACTTCTGGATCCATCTTATACGTCACCAATGCTCAG gtgggGAACCTGTTTGACACCCATCGCTCCACTGTCATCACCGTCTACACCGGGGCCTTTGATTCATCCGCTGTCGTCTTCCTCATCATAAAG TTGCTGTATGAAAGAGGGGTCTCTCTCtactcctcttttctcttcctgttcttGTGCAGCACCATCCATCTCCTCCGTACTATCTTCCTAATGCCCAGACGACACATCCCCTACCCAGTCCCAGAGAACTACACATATGG GGTGCACTGTCCCGGCccaaggagaggaagagcagaggaggagagaggaaggaaagatgtACAGAGGGAGGACGTGGAGAAGTTCAAAACCAATGAAGGAGCAGTGGCTAACAGCTTAGATTCATCATTGCTGGATAAAGTGCTGTATAAGCCCCAGCAAGAAGAAG TGCCTAGTTTCTGGAGCTGCATGATGACCCAACTCTTCCTCTGGCATCTGCTTTGGTTTGCAATCGTCCAATTCTGTCATAACATCTTCGTTGCCACTGTCAACCCCATGCTCAGCCGGTTGGCTGACAGTGACCAATCCCTGG TGAGTCATTACACCAACGCGTATGCCTTCACCCAGCTGTGCGGCATGCTGTGCGCTCCCCTCAACGGCCTCATCATGGACCGACACAAGGGCCGGCCTCTGGCTCCGG GGGAGACCAGGCGGGAAGCAGACCTGAGCTCCTCCTCActcgccctcctcctcacctccttcaAGTGTTTTCTCTTCTGCGTGTGTTTCTCCTGTCCCATCCTCCCTCTGCAGTACGTCTCCTTCATCCTGCAGGTCATCAACAGCGCCTTCCTCTACGGAGGGCACCAAGCGTTCCTCTGCATTGC CTTCCCGATGTGTCACTTTGGGAAGCTGTCTGGTCTGGTCATGTCGTTATCAACTGTGACGCTGCTGCTCCAGTTTCCAGTGCTGCACCTCATCCAGCACCAGCTGCACGGTGATCCTCTCTTT gtAAATGTGGCCTTGACTTTGTTGTCTCTCCTCACCTGTGTTCACCCAATCCACATCTACCTCCACTGTAGGAATCAGAGAAGGGCTAAACGGGAAGGGAATAGGGGAGGGTAG
- the LOC115376915 gene encoding solute carrier family 43 member 3-like isoform X1 — protein sequence MSGCKSGTRLRYRLTLASGMLECLCFAGVVFGYASLVFVLKEDGYFSQLCINITGTNDTLSRTDCSGQDEQFSLVFTIASFLNNFLCLLNGYLFDRCGTMATRLLAVSLYTTGTLLVAFSSAAYSVLLFPALSCIAVGGILLLLTNMQVGNLFPAHRSTVITLYSGAFDSSSAVFLIMKVLHEQGVSLHASFLFLSICSIIHLLRTFLLMPRGHIPYHPSEYYTYGFSFKKANTYNVEELERMRAGAMARDLQESSQQMDSTVPPPQDGSEAQDSVKVSFRSCVLSWFFLWHLLWLSIMQLRHYLFIGTLNPMLNRLANKDPALVSQYTNAFAFTQLCGVLCAPWNGLIMDRHKGKPLAPGETEQDADLQSSSLSLFLTSLQCLLFSVSASTPLLPLQYLTFILQVLNRSFLYGGNAAFISIAFPAYHFGKLYGLMMCLSAVFSLLQYPCFALVQGALGGDPLFVDVALTLLTLLVFIHPIYIFIHCRKVAQQRKETDTVATVSSTFPKARL from the exons ATGTCAGGGTGCAAGAGCGGGACCAGGCTGCGCTACAGGCTGACGCTGGCCTCGGGGATGCTGGAGTGTTTGTGCTTTGCAGGTGTGGTGTTTGGATATGCCTCGCTGGTGTTTGTGCTGAAGGAGGATGGTTACTTCAGTCAGTTGTGTATCAACATAACTGGTACCAATGACACACTGTCCAGGACAG ACTGTAGCGGCCAGGATGAGCAGTTCTCTCTGGTCTTCACCATCGCCTCCTTCCTCAACAACTTCCTGTGTCTGCTCAATGGTTACCTGTTCGATCGCTGtggcaccatggcaaccagactGCTGGCAGT aTCTTTGTACACCACTGGAACCCTCCTGGTGGCGTTCTCCAGTGCAG CGTACTCTGTGCTGCTCTTCCCTGCCTTGTCCTGCATCGCTGTGGGAGGGATTCTGCTCCTTCTGACCAACATGCAGGTGGGAAACCTGTTCCCCGCCCATCGCTCCACCGTCATCACCCTCTACAGCGGTGCCTTTGACTCCTCCTCAGCTGTCTTTCTCATCATGAAG GTACTGCATGAACAGGGAGTCTCTCTCCATGCCtccttcttgtttttgtccatcTGTAGCATCATACACCTTCTCCGGACCTTCCTGCTGATGCCAAGAGGCCACATTCCCTACCATCCGTCAGAGTACTATACCTACGG attcagttttaaaaaggcCAACACTTACAacgtggaggagctggagaggatgAGGGCTGGAGCCATGGCGCGAGATTTGCAGGAGAGCAGTCAGCAGATGGACAGCACTGTCCCACCACCTCAGGATGGCTCAGAGGCCCAGGACTCAGTGAAAG TCAGTTTCCGGAGCTGTGTGCTGTCCTGGTTCTTCCTGTGGCACCTGCTGTGGCTGTCCATCATGCAGCTGAGGCACTACCTCTTCATCGGCACCCTAAACCCCATGCTCAACCGGCTGGCCAACAAAGACCCCGCTCTGG TGAGTCAGTACACCAATGCGTTTGCCTTCACCCAGCTGTGTGGAGTGCTGTGTGCTCCCTGGAACGGCCTCATCATGGACCGACACAAGGGCAAGCCTCTGGCTCCAG gggagACGGAGCAAGATGCAGAcctgcagtcctcctccctctccctgttccTCACCTCCCTCCAGTGCCTGCTGTTCTCTGTGAGcgcctccactcctctcctcccgcTTCAGTACCTCACCTTCATCCTTCAGGTCCTTAATCGCTCCTTCCTTTACGGGGGCAATGCAGCCTTCATCAGTATTGC ttttCCTGCATATCACTTTGGGAAGCTCTATGGCCTGATGATGTGTCTGTCAGctgtcttctctctgctccaATACCCCTGTTTCGCCCTGGTCCAAGGAGCCTTGGGTGGCGACCCCCTTTTT GTGGACGTTGCCCTGACTCTTCTCACTCTGCTGGTGTTCATCCATCCCATCTACATCTTCATTCACTGCAGGAAAGTAGCCCAACAGCGCAAGGAAACAGATACTGTAGCCACTGTCAGCTCGACATTTCCCAAAGCCAGGCTATAA
- the LOC115377059 gene encoding zinc finger protein 316-like, which translates to MPSTADMTMFHSQLSSIMEKLVISAITEINKLMVDYCALLRLELNREKLDNGMLRKKLRLVLTNADQGVHFTTGELLDECQNAAENGSNRAGLQLYSGQRESIAGWKDGAQTTEAEEALRLADCKTEAVIVKHEQVHEEAAADGQLQLKAPALSPGSPLVSQQQDAAEPGTSSPTGWQFCSQPPEGSTEQSTSFKQAVDMEQQLSLSPAAGQLTDVELHIKREAESPDLSASPGVDLDNGFEFQPGMLSQMYPDSLPDTPVLAYYNFSLASKSQHTSAPGDPPDMSLYEQYSADGDASGHSSSQTGSRPHCSREPYLMASRASECIKYVCEDCGKGFPFLSVMKRHRLTHTGERTQHCGQCGMSFIRRSHLRRHELLHSGLRPFACQLCGRQFSRRAHLNTHMKTHRR; encoded by the exons ATGCCGAGCACGGCAGACATGACGATGTTTCACTCTCAGTTGTCCTCCATCATGGAGAAACTAGTTATTTCCGCCATTACAGAGATCAACAAACTAATGGTCGATTACTGTGCCCTGCTGCGTTTGGAGCTGAACCGAGAAAAGCTCGATAATGGCATGCTAAGGAAGAAACTGAGACTGGTCCTAACTAACGCAGACCAGGGAGTACACTTCACCACTGGCGAATTACTTGACGAGTGTCAAAACGCCGCAGAAAACG GAAGCAACAGAGCAGGACTCCAGCTGTACTCTGGTCAGAGGGAGAGCATTGCCGGATGGAAAGATGGAGCACAAACCACAGAGGCCGAG GAAGCCCTGAGGCTGGCAGACTGCAAGACTGAAGCAGTTATCGTCAAACATGAGCAAGTCCATGAGGAGGCAGCTGCTGACGGACAACTGCAACTCAAAG CTCCTGCACTCTCCCCCGGCTCTCCTCTGGTATCCCAGCAACAGGATGCAGCTGAGCCAGGTACCAGCTCGCCGACGGGGTGGCAGTTCTGCAGTCAACCTccagagggcagcacagagcagagcacaaGCTTCAAGCAGGCTGTTGACatggagcagcagctcagcctctCCCCAGCTGCAGGCCAGCTCACTGATGTGGAGCTCCACATtaagagggaggcagagagccCTGACCTGTCTGCATCTCCAGGTGTGGATTTGGATAATGGGTTTGAGTTCCAGCCAGGGATGCTGAGTCAAATGTACCCCGATTCCCTGCCTGACACCCCTGTGTTGGCATATTACAACTTTTCACTTGCATCAAAATCACAGCACACCTCAGCACCAGGAGACCCCCCTGACATGTCACTCTATGAACAATACTCAGCAGACGGAGACGCCTcaggccacagcagcagccagacagGAAGTAGGCCGCATTGCAGCAGGGAACCTTATCTCATGGCCTCTCGAGCCAGCGAGTGTATCAAATACGTATGCGAGGACTGTGGGAAGGGCTTCCCCTTCCTGAGTGTGATGAAGCGCCACCGGCTGACCCACACGGGGGAGAGGACACAGCACTGCGGACAGTGTGGGATGAGCTTCATCAGGCGGAGCCACCTCCGGCGCCACGAGCTGCTGCACTCAGGCCTCCGTCCCTTCGCCTGCCAGCTCTGCGGCCGCCAGTTTTCACGCAGGGcccacctcaacacacacatgaaaacccACCGCAGGTGA
- the LOC115376915 gene encoding solute carrier family 43 member 3-like isoform X2 — translation MSGCKSGTRLRYRLTLASGMLECLCFAGVVFGYASLVFVLKEDGYFSQLCINITGTNDTLSRTDCSGQDEQFSLVFTIASFLNNFLCLLNGYLFDRCGTMATRLLAVSLYTTGTLLVAFSSAAYSVLLFPALSCIAVGGILLLLTNMQVGNLFPAHRSTVITLYSGAFDSSSAVFLIMKVLHEQGVSLHASFLFLSICSIIHLLRTFLLMPRGHIPYHPSEYYTYGFSFKKANTYNVEELERMRAGAMARDLQESSQQMDSTVPPPQDGSEAQDSVKVSFRSCVLSWFFLWHLLWLSIMQLRHYLFIGTLNPMLNRLANKDPALVSQYTNAFAFTQLCGVLCAPWNGLIMDRHKGKPLAPGETEQDADLQSSSLSLFLTSLQCLLFSVSASTPLLPLQYLTFILQVLNRSFLYGGNAAFISIAFPAYHFGKLYGLMMCLSAVFSLLQYPCFALVQGALGGDPLFVSVSGKDQDNTSVGQMKLVGHQIQDSQVSLGLHTHF, via the exons ATGTCAGGGTGCAAGAGCGGGACCAGGCTGCGCTACAGGCTGACGCTGGCCTCGGGGATGCTGGAGTGTTTGTGCTTTGCAGGTGTGGTGTTTGGATATGCCTCGCTGGTGTTTGTGCTGAAGGAGGATGGTTACTTCAGTCAGTTGTGTATCAACATAACTGGTACCAATGACACACTGTCCAGGACAG ACTGTAGCGGCCAGGATGAGCAGTTCTCTCTGGTCTTCACCATCGCCTCCTTCCTCAACAACTTCCTGTGTCTGCTCAATGGTTACCTGTTCGATCGCTGtggcaccatggcaaccagactGCTGGCAGT aTCTTTGTACACCACTGGAACCCTCCTGGTGGCGTTCTCCAGTGCAG CGTACTCTGTGCTGCTCTTCCCTGCCTTGTCCTGCATCGCTGTGGGAGGGATTCTGCTCCTTCTGACCAACATGCAGGTGGGAAACCTGTTCCCCGCCCATCGCTCCACCGTCATCACCCTCTACAGCGGTGCCTTTGACTCCTCCTCAGCTGTCTTTCTCATCATGAAG GTACTGCATGAACAGGGAGTCTCTCTCCATGCCtccttcttgtttttgtccatcTGTAGCATCATACACCTTCTCCGGACCTTCCTGCTGATGCCAAGAGGCCACATTCCCTACCATCCGTCAGAGTACTATACCTACGG attcagttttaaaaaggcCAACACTTACAacgtggaggagctggagaggatgAGGGCTGGAGCCATGGCGCGAGATTTGCAGGAGAGCAGTCAGCAGATGGACAGCACTGTCCCACCACCTCAGGATGGCTCAGAGGCCCAGGACTCAGTGAAAG TCAGTTTCCGGAGCTGTGTGCTGTCCTGGTTCTTCCTGTGGCACCTGCTGTGGCTGTCCATCATGCAGCTGAGGCACTACCTCTTCATCGGCACCCTAAACCCCATGCTCAACCGGCTGGCCAACAAAGACCCCGCTCTGG TGAGTCAGTACACCAATGCGTTTGCCTTCACCCAGCTGTGTGGAGTGCTGTGTGCTCCCTGGAACGGCCTCATCATGGACCGACACAAGGGCAAGCCTCTGGCTCCAG gggagACGGAGCAAGATGCAGAcctgcagtcctcctccctctccctgttccTCACCTCCCTCCAGTGCCTGCTGTTCTCTGTGAGcgcctccactcctctcctcccgcTTCAGTACCTCACCTTCATCCTTCAGGTCCTTAATCGCTCCTTCCTTTACGGGGGCAATGCAGCCTTCATCAGTATTGC ttttCCTGCATATCACTTTGGGAAGCTCTATGGCCTGATGATGTGTCTGTCAGctgtcttctctctgctccaATACCCCTGTTTCGCCCTGGTCCAAGGAGCCTTGGGTGGCGACCCCCTTTTTGTAAGTGTCTCAGGCAAGGATCAAGACAACACAAGTGTTGGACAAATGAAACTTGTAGGACATCAAATCCAAGATAGTCAAG TCAGTCTCGggcttcacacacatttttga